One Campylobacter concisus DNA segment encodes these proteins:
- a CDS encoding lysozyme inhibitor LprI family protein, with translation MKKFIVMSIVLITSHLYSNDRIQPSFDCSKAKTRVEKLVCSDEDISRVDRDMQKAYDLMMGKYDIPYMNEEAKEEIKPYLEKLKQSQIDWVKYRDKYCNTKKDEKEFRSCVFSRYINRIQSIVPSYNWRIGFSINDKNSTNDLCYNYFTQKFWMDSPKPVNKDNPPYGEDKEFYEKFIINALGKDIAARELNTTKNYYYTQLDGAPVGSYIMCVGIGGEEKDIYDLRNKTYKPYCRQSSMQFGDFLNGDYIKPGRKPESGLKFKEVEETKEEFKKRGLDYEKR, from the coding sequence ATGAAAAAATTTATAGTTATGTCAATAGTACTCATCACTTCACATCTTTACTCAAACGATCGTATCCAGCCTAGCTTTGATTGTTCTAAAGCTAAAACAAGAGTAGAAAAACTAGTATGTTCTGACGAAGATATATCAAGAGTAGATAGAGATATGCAAAAAGCCTATGATCTAATGATGGGCAAATATGACATCCCTTATATGAATGAAGAGGCTAAAGAGGAGATAAAGCCATATTTAGAAAAGCTTAAACAAAGTCAGATCGACTGGGTTAAGTATAGAGATAAGTATTGCAATACAAAAAAAGATGAAAAAGAATTTAGAAGCTGTGTCTTTAGTAGATATATTAATAGAATACAATCTATAGTGCCAAGTTATAATTGGAGAATAGGTTTTTCAATAAATGATAAAAATAGCACAAATGATCTATGCTATAACTACTTTACTCAAAAATTCTGGATGGACTCCCCAAAGCCTGTAAATAAAGATAACCCACCTTATGGAGAAGATAAAGAGTTTTATGAGAAATTTATCATTAATGCTCTTGGCAAAGACATCGCAGCGAGGGAATTAAATACCACTAAAAATTATTACTACACACAACTTGATGGAGCTCCAGTTGGAAGTTACATCATGTGTGTAGGTATAGGCGGAGAAGAGAAAGATATATATGATCTAAGAAATAAAACATATAAGCCTTATTGCAGACAGTCTAGTATGCAGTTTGGTGATTTTTTAAATGGGGATTATATAAAACCTGGGAGAAAACCAGAGTCTGGACTTAAATTTAAAGAGGTAGAAGAGACTAAAGAAGAGTTTAAAAAAAGAGGTCTAGACTATGAAAAAAGATGA
- a CDS encoding lysozyme inhibitor LprI family protein — MKKIIVISLLLFTSNLYSSEKIQPSFDCSKAKTRVEKLVCSDEVLSTLDRDMQKAYDLMMGKYDLAYMNEEAKEKIKPYLEKLKQSQIKWTKDRDACSSKKDKKEFRSCVFSSYDNRLSIIISDYDVKTGFSINDKNSTNDLCYNYFTQKFWMDSPKPVNKDNPPYGEDKEFYEKFLINALGKDIAKRELNTTKNYYYTKLDFAPVGSFIMCVGIGGEEKEIYDLRSKTYKPYCTRSSMRFDDFLYGYSTIDSKNPKFKEVEDTKEEFKKRGLDYEKDENFPTEVYKKVIKNDTYGFSSAIYGIDKSYDANILSDGMVRILYASSLGVDVKDKFGDYVDTNNYSTTPSLIIADKFFFRVFAGGHGNKLICRMPIQSRFKDRNDTKLIREYLNQFKEF, encoded by the coding sequence ATGAAAAAAATTATAGTTATATCTTTGTTGTTATTTACATCAAACCTCTACTCAAGTGAAAAAATCCAGCCTAGCTTTGATTGTTCTAAAGCTAAAACAAGAGTAGAAAAACTAGTATGTTCTGACGAAGTTCTTTCTACACTAGATAGAGATATGCAAAAAGCCTATGATCTAATGATGGGCAAATATGACCTTGCTTATATGAATGAAGAGGCTAAAGAGAAGATAAAGCCATATTTAGAAAAGCTAAAACAAAGTCAGATAAAATGGACTAAGGATAGAGATGCATGCAGTAGTAAAAAGGACAAGAAAGAATTTAGAAGTTGTGTTTTTAGTAGCTACGACAATAGGCTAAGTATTATAATATCAGATTATGACGTAAAAACAGGGTTTTCAATAAATGATAAAAATAGCACAAATGATCTATGCTATAACTACTTTACTCAAAAATTCTGGATGGACTCCCCAAAGCCTGTAAATAAAGATAATCCACCTTACGGGGAAGATAAAGAGTTTTATGAGAAATTTCTAATTAATGCTCTTGGTAAAGACATTGCGAAAAGAGAGTTAAATACCACTAAGAACTATTACTACACAAAGCTTGATTTTGCTCCAGTTGGAAGCTTTATCATGTGCGTAGGCATAGGCGGAGAAGAGAAAGAGATATATGATCTAAGAAGTAAAACATATAAGCCTTATTGCACAAGGTCTAGTATGAGATTTGATGATTTTTTATATGGATACTCTACGATAGATAGTAAAAACCCTAAATTTAAAGAGGTAGAAGATACCAAGGAAGAGTTTAAAAAAAGAGGCTTAGACTATGAAAAGGATGAAAATTTTCCAACAGAAGTCTATAAAAAAGTTATAAAAAATGATACATATGGTTTTAGTAGTGCAATATATGGTATTGATAAAAGCTATGATGCAAATATACTTTCAGATGGAATGGTTAGGATACTATATGCTTCAAGTTTAGGAGTAGACGTTAAGGACAAATTTGGAGATTATGTTGACACAAATAATTATTCCACTACGCCTTCTCTTATTATAGCTGATAAATTTTTCTTTAGAGTTTTTGCAGGAGGACATGGTAATAAGCTTATATGTAGAATGCCTATCCAAAGCAGATTTAAAGATAGAAATGATACTAAGCTTATAAGAGAGTATCTTAACCAGTTTAAGGAGTTTTAA